The following are from one region of the Aspergillus luchuensis IFO 4308 DNA, chromosome 4, nearly complete sequence genome:
- a CDS encoding uncharacterized protein (SECRETED:SignalP(1-17)), with product MKTSLATAVMLFTSVLAAPVPKGNANNENANAKVDIPTGPGPVCTDTEICPYEVSDSQYARRQEPIPAHAQGSLIGGGLGRRQEPIPTDAIISLAGGGLKRRGDEDVPAEILASLLGRRQEPLPGDAQNSLLRLGLKGLGLNRRQEPIPAHAQGSLIGGGLGRRQEPIPAHAQGSLIGGGLGRRQEPIPAHAQGSLIGGGLGRRQEPIPAHAQGSLIGGGLGRRQEPIPAHAQGSLIGGGLGRRQEPIPAHAQGSLIGGGLGRRQEPIPTDAIISLAGGGLKRSEKDVMDSY from the exons ATGAAGACCTCTTTGGCCACTGCAGTTATGCTCTTTACTTCGGTGCTGGCAGCGCCTGTCCCCAAG GGTAACGCCAACAATGAGAATGCCAATGCGAAGGTAGACATCCCCACTGGTCCCGGCCCCGTTTGCACCGATACCGAGATATGTCCGTATGAGGTCAGTGACAGTCAATATGCACGCCGCCAGGAGCCTATCCCCGCCCATGCCCAGGGATCTCTGATTGGAGGTGGACTTGGACGGCGTCAGGAGCCTATTCCCACTGACGCCATCATCTCACTGGCTGGTGGTGGCCTCAAGCGAcgtggtgatgaggatgtccCGGCTGAGATCTTGGCCTCCCTGCTTGGGCGCCGCCAGGAGCCTCTACCTGGCGATGCTCAGAACTCTCTCCTTAGGCTCGGTCTTAAAGGGCTCGGTCTTAATCGGCGTCAGGAGCCTATCCCTGCCCACGCCCAGGGATCTCTGATCGGAGGTGGACTTGGACGACGTCAGGAGCCTATCCCCGCCCACGCCCAGGGATCTCTGATCGGAGGTGGACTTGGACGACGTCAGGAGCCTATCCCCGCCCACGCCCAGGGATCTCTGATCGGAGGTGGCCTTGGACGACGTCAGGAGCCTATCCCCGCCCACGCCCAGGGATCTCTGATCGGAGGTGGACTTGGACGACGTCAGGAGCCTATCCCCGCCCACGCCCAGGGATCTCTGATCGGAGGTGGCCTTGGACGACGTCAGGAGCCTATCCCCGCCCACGCCCAGGGATCTCTGATCGGAGGTGGCCTTGGACGACGTCAGGAGCCTATTCCCACTGACGCCATCATCTCgctggctggtggtggtctgAAGAGAAGTGAGAAGGATGTTATGGACTCGTACTAA
- a CDS encoding uncharacterized protein (COG:Q;~EggNog:ENOG410PM5X;~InterPro:IPR001128,IPR002401,IPR036396;~PFAM:PF00067;~TransMembrane:1 (o6-23i);~go_function: GO:0005506 - iron ion binding [Evidence IEA];~go_function: GO:0016705 - oxidoreductase activity, acting on paired donors, with incorporation or reduction of molecular oxygen [Evidence IEA];~go_function: GO:0020037 - heme binding [Evidence IEA];~go_process: GO:0055114 - oxidation-reduction process [Evidence IEA]), whose amino-acid sequence MITNLAIVVAFGIGLKTLLYMIIQHRPNRRAATDEKRPPLKLPLIGDLHTSPIDKPLANWDDWARQNGPITISRLYGIVPVVILNSYEAVTELFSRRSQWYSNRPRSAMMEMITGAKPGQSRFTLMHDYDDHLKLHHRLLAPSLGALAAPRYQPLMELENKQLLGDLCDALHGCPDGATISTATIYPLLERTQSSIILGLHYGLRILHPEDELLQEIIGTQAQVTHLAANPGLPDLIPSLRQLPGFLSPWKRGADELFATQSDLYLRLFDRGRDSDSWNATKQALATTEKYTAVPDLDLAFTLATSIQGGMETSPRQMLWLFIAMLHRPSVLSRAHAVLDAVVGQGRAPRFSDRPKLVYIDAIAHELFRWRPISPGSIPRRADRDDELQGLKISQGVTVMANAWAVGRDAKIFDSALGDLHDFVPDRWLLHHDPDNAEAQLWSDLPLPVFGQGRRICQGKRIATDGAFLQVANLLWAFDIMPVEGEEMDPWAMTVVGFMTMPKELRMRLKPRGDWMMEAIKRGPKIAAEDLDQMTGSVNDLER is encoded by the coding sequence ATGATTACCAACCTAGCCATCGTAGTGGCCTTCGGCATTGGTCTGAAGACTCTGCTATACATGATCATCCAGCATCGGCCCAACAGACGAGCAGCAACTGATGAGAAGCGGCCACCTCTCAAGCTCCCGCTGATCGGGGATCTTCATACCTCTCCCATAGATAAGCCCCTCGCCAACTGGGACGACTGGGCGAGACAAAATGGGCCCATCACCATTTCCAGGTTATATGGGATCGTCCCAGTCGTGATACTCAACTCTTACGAGGCGGTCACTGAATTGTTCAGTCGCCGCAGCCAGTGGTATAGCAACCGGCCGCGTTcggcgatgatggagatgatcaCCGGAGCAAAGCCCGGACAGTCTCGATTCACTCTGATgcatgattatgatgatcaCCTCAAGCTGCATCACAGATTGCTAGCTCCCAGTCTCGGGGCCCTCGCAGCGCCGAGATATCAGCCGTTGATGGAACTAGAGAACAAACAGTTGCTCGGTGACCTGTGTGATGCTCTCCACGGATGTCCTGATGGCGCCACCATCAGCACCGCAACGATTTATCCCCTCCTGGAACGCACTCAGTCGAGTATTATTCTGGGCTTACATTACGGCCTGCGAATCCTCCACCCCGAAGACGAACTTCTGCAGGAGATAATCGGCACTCAGGCCCAAGTGACCCATCTGGCTGCTAATCCCGGCCTACCAGATCTTATTCCAAGCTTGCGTCAACTGCCTggatttctttccccctgGAAGCGTGGAGCCGATGAGCTCTTCGCAACCCAATCAGACCTCTACCTGCGTCTGTTTGACCGAGGGAGGGACTCAGACAGCTGGAACGCCACAAAGCAAGCCCTTGCAACGACCGAGAAGTACACGGCGGTACCAGATCTGGACCTTGCATTTACACTGGCCACATCTATTCAAGGTGGGATGGAGACTTCCCCTCGTCAAATGCTATGGTTATTCATTGCGATGCTGCACCGACCCTCCGTTCTTTCCCGGGCACATGCCGTGCTTGACGCAGTGGTGGGACAAGGTCGAGCGCCGCGATTCTCCGACCGGCCGAAGCTGGTATATATCGATGCCATTGCTCATGAACTCTTCCGCTGGAGGCCCATCTCGCCCGGTTCCATCCCGCGACGGGCCGACCGGGACGACGAGCTCCAGGGGCTGAAGATCAGCCAAGGCGTCACTGTCATGGCCAATGCATGGGCCGTGGGCCGAGATGCAAAAATTTTTGACTCTGCCCTGGGAGATCTCCACGACTTCGTGCCTGACAGGTGGCTGCTGCACCATGATCCCGACAACGCAGAGGCTCAGCTATGGTCCGACCTCCCGCTGCCCGTGTTTGGGCAGGGTCGACGCATCTGCCAGGGCAAGAGAATTGCTACAGATGGGGCCTTTCTGCAGGTAGCCAACTTGTTGTGGGCCTTTGATATCATGCCcgtggaaggggaagagatggaTCCATGGGCCATGACCGTCGTGGGGTTCATGACGATGCCCAAGGAGCTGAGGATGCGGCTGAAGCCTCGCGGTGactggatgatggaggccATCAAACGGGGACCTAAAATCGCGGCGGAGGACTTGGATCAAATGACAGGGTCTGTCAACGATCTGGAGAGGTAA
- a CDS encoding uncharacterized protein (COG:C,H;~EggNog:ENOG410PIWS;~InterPro:IPR036188,IPR002938;~go_function: GO:0071949 - FAD binding [Evidence IEA]) yields the protein MARQVCLGPPKLRPQKCLSLSIHVKASYRSGTNAEQAHRRAVLEIMNKYISIQKVRFSKTVVGVQQHPGKVILKFADGGTAEASILVGADGIKSTVRKHVLGPLYTSQVEPVYGNSYCYRGMIPISEAKEIFGNLTDVAKMYVGEKRCCVTYMISKGEQFNFLLCALDDKPWGLKNSVSQKISHGAMMADFEGPEVDERFRRLLREARPVKWGFLHHRYTSTYYRDRVVLLGDSAHVSLPFQAAGAGQGLEDSLILSNLLARIYHAPDQGAALAPYISAGLVAYDAIRRPRAQKQLERAYEMSHMLHFQHPETGKTLDKIASKLQRQWFDWIWFHDLNADIDAAFHKIYEALNA from the exons ATGGCGCGGCAAGTCTGCCTGGGGCCACCCAAACTACGTCCGCAGAAGTGTCTGTCACTCTCCATCCACGTTAAAGCCAGCTATAGGAGCGGCACTAATGCTGAGCAGGCCCATCGCCGCGCAGTCCTTGAAATAATGAACAAATATATCTCAATTCAAAAGGTCCGTTTCAGCAAAACCGTAGTGGGTGTTCAACAGCATCCAGGCAAGGTCATCTTGAAGTTTGCAGATGGCGGTACTGCTGAGGCTAGTATCCTTGTTGGCGCCGATGGTATTAAAAGTACGGTGAGGAAGCATGTTTTGGGACCGTTGTATACCAGCCAGGTTGAACCGGTGTATGGCAACTCGTATTGCTACCGAGGTATGATTCCAATATCTGAAGCCAAAGAGATATTTGGAAATCTAACCGACGTGGCCAAGATGTACGTGGGCGAAAAGCGCTGTTGTGTCACGTATATGATTTCGAAAGGCGAG CaattcaacttcctcctctgcgcGCTGGATGATAAGCCGTGGGGACTCAAGAACTCAGTGTCTCAGAAGATCAGCCATGgggccatgatggctgaCTTTGAAGGCCCCGAAGTGGACGAACGATTCCGCCGCTTGCTGAGGGAGGCCAGACCGGTGAAGTGGGGATTCTTACATCATCGGTACACGTCGACATATTATCGTGATCGGGTCGTGCTTCTGGGTGACAGCGCCCATGTGTCTCTGCCGTTCCAGGCCGCTGGTGCTGGTCAGGGCTTAGAGGATTCCTTGATACTCTCTAACCTTCTGGCCAGGATATATCACGCCCCTGACCAAGGCGCAGCACTGGCGCCATATATTTCTGCCGGCCTTGTAGCGTATGACGCTATTAGGCGGCCAAGGGCTCAGAAACAATTAGAGCGGGCGTATGAAATGAGCCACATGCTTCACTTCCAGCACCCGGAAACTGGCAAAACACTTGATAAAATAGCTTCAAAACTGCAAAGACAATGGTTTGACTGGATCTGGTTTCATGACCTGAATGCAGACATTGACGCTGCATTCCACAAAATTTACGAGGCCTTGAATGCGTAA
- a CDS encoding alpha/beta fold hydrolase (COG:S;~EggNog:ENOG410Q2QZ;~InterPro:IPR000073,IPR029058;~TransMembrane:1 (n3-10c15/16o25-50i)) produces the protein MSLLTLHVGSSLAQAVLTILMTSYGYAATFVMSFTLCRLILFGSLLPIYLGKLSGNIIHTGVRNIPSLLSSQGRNRLIREAEEYRGRCESLAIAQCQGTYRFSESNLYRVRPQGPGWMPDIPWADFTAEMAICGATVRFMHQKPTLDGPAGCRRPIICLHGNPSNFFIWRNILLHLLDQGHEVYALDWLGHGRSDKPTHPESVTLNCIFTRFCSCSRSAISAKQLSSRMTGEDTSLTPLVSLAVSVHGSLSLGASHCAQSRSCLRWPALASFS, from the exons ATGTCGCTGCTCACGCTGCACGTCGGCAGCAGCCTGGCACAGGCAGTGCTGACCATTCTCATGACCTCCTATGGCTACGCCGCTACATTCGTTATGTCCTTTACCCTTTGTCGGCTCATTCTATTTGGCAGTCTCTTGCCAATCTATCTGGGGAAGCTGTCAGGCAATATCATCCACACGGGGGTTCGGAACATCCCCAGCCTGCTCTCCAGTCAAGGGAGGAACAGGCTCATCCGAGAGGCAGAAGAGTACCGGGGTCGATGTGAGTCTCTGGCCATCGCCCAGTGTCAAGGCACATATCGCTTCAGCGAGTCCAACTTGTATCGAGTTCGTCCTCAGGGACCAGGATGGATGCCTGACATCCCTTGGGCGGATTTCACGGCGGAGATGGCCATCTGTGGAGCCACTGTCCGCTTCATGCATCAGAAACCAACACTCGACGGTCCCGCAGGCTGCAGGCGCCCGATCATCTGCCTGCATGGGAATCCGAGCAATTTCTTTATTTGGAGAAAT atccttcttcatctgctggACCAAGGTCATGAAGTCTATGCGCTCGACTGGCTCGGGCACGGTCGCAGTGACAAGCCGACGCATCCCGAATCGGTTACCTTGAACTGCATATTCACACGCTTTTGCAGTTGTTCAAGGTCTGCAATCTCCGCCAAGCAACTATCGTCGCGCATGACTGGGGAGGATACGTCGTTGACCCCGCTAGTATCTCTTGCTGTCTCCGTCCATGGCTCACTGTCTCTAGGTGCGTCGCATTGTGCGCAATCCCGCAGCTGCCTCAGATGGCCTGCActtgcctccttctcctga
- a CDS encoding uncharacterized protein (COG:S;~EggNog:ENOG410Q2QZ): MRFMSPHLSQPEIDGYSAPYRSLPIATKASVFRFGHIVPVTPRFALHGLRQTRMWKLLEGLCGPRHFDNLSQQARLAKRGEEVRQSWRACLGKDDPDVAVVFGEQDPLLKLYKDILVDCIHPAHIVEWAPQGIWLSGGGHYPMEEKAADISLLIEKLASQ; encoded by the coding sequence ATGCGTTTCATGTCCCCACATTTGTCGCAACCCGAGATCGATGGATACAGTGCGCCGTATCGATCTCTCCCAATAGCCACCAAGGCCAGTGTCTTCCGGTTCGGGCACATTGTCCCAGTTACACCGCGCTTTGCCTTACATGGCCTCCGGCAGACGCGGATGTGGAAATTGTTGGAGGGTCTCTGCGGACCGCGTCATTTTGACAACCTTAGTCAACAGGCCAGACTGGCAAAGCGCGGGGAAGAGGTCCGACAGAGCTGGAGAGCGTGCCTCGGAAAGGATGACCCAGACGTTGCGGTGGTGTTCGGAGAGCAAGACCCGCTCTTGAAGCTGTACAAGGACATCCTCGTCGATTGCATCCATCCGGCACATATAGTTGAATGGGCGCCACAGGGCATATGGCTTTCTGGAGGAGGCCACTACCccatggaagagaaagcggCTGATATATCCCTCTTGATCGAAAAGCTTGCAAGCCAATGA
- a CDS encoding uncharacterized protein (COG:S;~EggNog:ENOG410PJ7E;~InterPro:IPR000073,IPR029058;~PFAM:PF12697), with protein MTYPYIITEHVMDAQFMREYPRATANQDTPLKLCIKQYIPIDNPHPKNGDLTIVAAHGTGFAKELYEPLWEDLHARSKKEGFNIGSIWIADATNQGVSGVINEVGLGNDPSAFDHSRDLLLMMNHFLHKMTRPIMGVGHSLGATQLVFLSLMHPRILQSLMLIEPYIIEKNTDADAPLLVHLTKHKQDVWPSRAAAEEKARQYLRSWDSRVLERWFQWGYRELPTALYPKDGAHNSETPVTLTTTKFQEAMTYARANPYRHKELGLQNENNGERLAAPPHDPLFFPDVMAGLPPGQQAYRPEPIVAGKLLPHLRPSALFLSGASSPLYKCGLHTTMAERTGGSIGGSGGVRYGRVRHLWVEGAGHALPLEKVDLTASILGEWIQTEMERWTTDEHRIATGWEDLSPAERSRFTKEWEKVMAESLAFLRNTKGAKL; from the exons CCTTATATTATCACAGAGCATGTTATGGACGCGCAATTCATGAGAGAGTATCCTCGAGCCACAGCCAACCAAGATACTCCGCTAAAACTCTGCATTAAACAATATATTCCCATAGACAACCCTCATCCCAAGAATGGCGACCTTACAATCGTTGCTGCGCACGGTACTGGTTTTGCTAAG GAACTCTATGAACCCCTGTGGGAAGACCTTCATGCCAGGAGCAAAAAGGAAGGATTCAACATCGGCTCAATTTGGATTGCTGATGCCACAAATCAAGGTGTCAGCGGTGTCATTAACGAAGTCGGTTTGGGTAATGACC CGTCGGCGTTTGATCATAGCcgggatcttcttctcatgaTGAATCATTTCCTTCACAAGATGACCCGGCCCATTATGGGAGTCGGCCACAGTTTGGGTGCAACACAACT cgtttttctttctctcatgCATCCCCGGATACTCCAATCCCTTATGCTCATCGAGCCTTACATTATCGAGAAAAACACTGACGCAGACGCTCCGCTTCTTGTTCACCTCACCAAGCACAAGCAAGATGTTTGGCCCTCACGGGCCGCAGCGGAAGAGAAAGCTCGGCAATATCTGCGTTCGTGGGATTCGCGGGTCCTCGAACGCTGGTTCCAGTGGGGCTATCGGGAACTTCCCACAGCCCTCTATCCCAAGGACGGCGCACATAATTCCGAGACGCCAGTTACTTTGACAACAACCAAGTTCCAGGAGGCAATGACCTATGCCCGTGCGAACCCATACCGGCATAAAGAACTGGGACTACAAAATGAAAACAACGGCGAGCGTCTTGCAGCGCCACCTCATGATCCACTGTTCTTCCCGGACGTGATGGCCGGCTTGCCACCTGGCCAACAGGCATACCGACCTGAACCCATTGTGGCTGGAAAATTGCTGCCACACCTTCGTCCTTCCGCGCTATTTCTGAGTGGGGCATCGAGCCCTCTATATAAGTGTGGACTTCATACTACCATGGCAGAAAGAACTGGGGGTAGTATTgggggaagtggaggtgTGCGGTACGGTCGCGTCCGACATTTGTGGGTTGAGGGTGCTGGCCATGCTCTGCCTCTGGAGAAAGTGGATTTGACGGCCAGCATCTTAGGTGAATGGATTCAGACAGAAATGGAGCGATGGACGACTGATGAACATCGCATTGCCACAGGGTGGGAAGATTTGTCCCCGGCAGAGAGGTCTCGGTTCACCAAGGAGTGGGAGAAAGTGATGGCAGAGTCATTGGCCTTCCTGCGCAATACTAAAGGTGCTAAATTATAG
- a CDS encoding uncharacterized protein (SECRETED:SignalP(1-20)) yields the protein MAVGLKRALLLALWASGVIADSGSVDQDGSALGASVPTITSVTSAVENIPAIYVAEPPAVAIDNGDGNSKEDEDDGETSTAVDVNQLHLRSHKGSSSHGKGGHNHHSKKTKTKTKTKKKTTKTTKTTTKETTSTTTMTKAHKTTTTTTTKQKPTTSTNAKETSTSEQPATPKPANSSSKTSSNEEDHRTSTRTSTKGNSAGVTSTHTTKSHGHSDSASTNKATKNTATPTTKQSSHSQTSTSSSASASTTEVLCGSDCSSCLSNDIDASFGSTKRSGQRSLIRRLSSYLEWMQTEMRKGKLLAKDSSNMKSTSETIGFDDDPFNFSQINIRGCTVIVVVSKYAVYQAHLWQKPGFVVVKEGRAVLDEETFKTKILDYLASDTNLKDERLTGSSKYPSPDTKVYIGTPLARTGKQAPRYPEQVKRIAAQVNSVLGLSAEPTEYDYETIKSKDDSDEAMSSDITYGEGKFLFQYRGSCASPTWQVWYGGKASGPLWEASQSSAQKRSDSCSLLSSATPATVTTKI from the coding sequence ATGGCGGTTGGCTTGAAACGGGCTTTGCTTCTTGCCCTGTGGGCTAGTGGAGTTATCGCTGACTCCGGTTCAGTCGATCAAGATGGTAGCGCCCTGGGAGCCTCTGTCCCTACTATAACATCAGTTACTTCTGCTGTGGAGAACATCCCGGCCATCTATGTGGCAGAACCTCCGGCAGTGGCGATTGACAATGGCGATGGCAACagcaaggaggatgaggacgacgGTGAGACCTCAACTGCAGTGGATGTCAATCAGCTGCACCTTCGCAGCCACAAGGGAAGCAGTAGTCATGGCAAAGGAGGTCATAATCATCACTCGAAAAAGaccaagacgaagacgaaaaCGAAAAAGAAGACCACTAAGACAACCAAAACCACCACGAAGGAGACCACCTCGACTACTACCATGACCAAGGCACACAaaaccaccactaccacaacaacaaaacagaagcctactactagtaccaaTGCAAAAGAGACCTCGACAAGTGAGCAGCCTGCCACCCCAAAGCCGGCCAATTCCTCTTCAAAAACATCGAGTAATGAGGAGGATCATCGTACTTCCACACGTACATCCACGAAGGGAAATTCCGCCGGCGTCACCAGTACTCACACCACCAAGTCTCATGGCCACTCAGACTCCGCCTCAACGAACAAGGCTACCAAGAATACAGCCACACCAACCACAAAGCAATCATCCCACTCCCAGACTTCCACTTCATCGTCTGCATCTGCGTCCACAACCGAAGTGCTCTGTGGATCAGACTGTTCCAGTTGTTTGTCTAATGATATAGATGCCTCTTTTGGTTCCACAAAGCGGTCTGGTCAGAGGAGTCTGATACGTAGGCTGTCATCATACTTGGAATGGATGCAAACGGAgatgagaaaagggaagctGCTGGCGAAGGATAGTTCTAACATGAAATCTACCTCGGAAACTATAggttttgatgatgacccGTTCAACTTCAGCCAGATCAATATCCGAGGCTGTACGGTCATAGTTGTTGTGTCGAAATATGCCGTCTATCAGGCCCATTTGTGGCAAAAGCCGGGATTTGTTGTTGTCAAGGAAGGTCGAGCGGTTTTGGATGAAGAGACGTTCAAGACCAAGATCCTGGATTATCTGGCCTCCGATACAAATCTCAAGGACGAGCGCTTGACTGGGTCGTCCAAGTATCCGAGCCCTGACACTAAGGTTTACATTGGAACCCCGTTAGCGCGGACGGGTAAACAGGCTCCACGGTATCCAGAGCAAGTGAAACGCATCGCTGCGCAGGTCAATTCGGTTCTAGGCTTGTCAGCGGAACCGACGGAATATGACTACGAGACGATCAAGTCCAAAGATGACAGCGATGAGGCCATGAGCAGCGACATCACCTATGGTGAGGGTAAATTTCTCTTCCAATATCGCGGCAGTTGTGCGAGTCCCACCTGGCAGGTCTGGTATGGGGGCAAGGCCAGTGGCCCCCTCTGGGAAGCTTCGCAAAGCAGTGCGCAGAAACGGTCGGATTCGTGCTCTCTGTTGTCTTCAGCTACTCCCGCCACTGTCACAACAAAGATCTGA
- a CDS encoding uncharacterized protein (COG:S;~EggNog:ENOG410Q1M6): MYTEPNNTNESDKETSAERRKLNAHTTRSESAPQGHAEWATASEDSSHRAKQAKVILQNELSIDNDLIPDRRTILRSALDLVEKVVNRKNLDLGESSSLRMAETHYEGIEVPDVPPPELLYMLLREQSPTLNVGKYVQVQWPDHVTGKSLENMAIRLLNGDAHGQLYHQLCVCIYVKAVCHVDQLSSLSNNATLLNRLLGSKKVYEFAAIRALKEIDICTTPSFTLVQSLISGVSTRSGPSRFMDTYAGGAGQINATNRQDGSMLGAQLVCGTLDCRLELS; this comes from the exons ATGTACACTGAACCTAATAATACAAATGAATCAGACAAAGAGACTTCCgcagagaggaggaagttgaatgCTCATACCACGCGATCGGAAAGTGCTCCCCAGGGGCATGCCGAATGGGCCACTGCTTCTGAAGATTCTTCTCACCGCGCAAAACAGGCCAAGGTTATTCTTCAGAATGAGCTGAGCATCGACAATGATCTAATACCTGACCGGCGGACAATCCTCCGCTCCGCGTTAGATCTTGTTGAAAAGGTGGTGAACAGAAAGAATTTGGACTTGGGTGAATCTTCATCGCTCAGGATGGCTGAAACCCACTACGAAGGCATTGAGGTTCCAGACGTGCCTCCACCAGAATTATTGTACATGCTTCTTCGAG AGCAATCACCGACATTGAATGTTGGAAAATACGTTCAAGTTCAATGGCCTGACCATGTCACTGGCAAATCGCTGGAAAATATGGCCATAAGGCTCCTGAACGGTGATGCTCACGGACAGCTATACCATCAGCTCTGTGTCTGTATTTATGTAAAGGCTGTATGCCATGTAGATCAGCTATCAAGCTTGTCAAACAACGCCACTCTCTTAAACCGACTTCTGGGCTCTAAGAAGGTGTATGAGTTCGCTGCCATTCGAGCGCTTAAAGAGATCGACATATGCACCACGCCAAGTTTCACGTTGGTTCAATCGCTGATATCTGGTGTGAGTACCCGCAGTGGCCCTTCGAGATTTATGGATACTTACGCCGGTGGTGCAGGCCAAATTAATGCAACAAACCGGCAGGATGGATCAATGCTGGGTGCTCAACTCGTATGCGGCACGCTTGATTGTCGCCTTGAATTATCATGA
- a CDS encoding uncharacterized protein (COG:Q;~EggNog:ENOG410PU7S;~InterPro:IPR029058): MQIGGVDTYVATPDKTKSNGHVLLFFPNAFGLHINDFLTMDAFAACGYLTLGVDYFAGDPIWKHSQSPLNDPTFDFQSWKNKHMEFTDRIAAKWVKDVEAEYG; the protein is encoded by the exons ATGCAGATTGGAGGCGTGGACACCTACGTGGCCACACCGGACAAGACGAAGTCAAACGGACATGTTCTGTTGTTCTTCCCAAATGCCTTTGGCTTGCACATCAATGACTTTCTTACAATGGATGCGTTTGCCGCTTGCGGGTATCTGACATTGGGCGTCGATTATTTCGCCGGG GACCCCATTTGGAAGCATTCCCAGAGCCCGTTGAACGATCCGACCTTTGACTTCCAGAGTTGGAAGAACAAGCACATGGAATTCACCGACCGCATTGCTGCTAAGTGGGTAAAGGACGTCGAAGCAGAGTATGGATGA
- a CDS encoding ankyrin repeat domain-containing protein (COG:S;~EggNog:ENOG410PT6U;~InterPro:IPR002110,IPR020683,IPR036770;~PFAM:PF13857,PF12796,PF00023,PF13637,PF13606;~go_function: GO:0005515 - protein binding [Evidence IEA]), whose translation MSHPFQVLGEANKPFLESCRHGDLAQIKKHQEAKALDRELLTMGLREAAQGDHIDTMRHLLNAGAKPQSPSVVDEVHSVEAVKALLEHGLTFETRLHPLNTVPLVHLVKRDDVRLVHWCLEQGADPTFGCPNAQSFNDLEKPDQSPKKGSGAVLGMASRRSSPEIVDLLLDHGANIHSSNVLHYATCRKDGRALPIMDHLLRRGADVNEFGYPAFLHFGGTPLHAASYQGNLPAVKWLLEHGADPGVEDAQGSKPLDLAALEEEDEICDVIYEWTRLDDTGKADYRR comes from the exons ATGTCACATCCATTTCAGGTGCTGGGGGAGGCTAATAAGCCCTTCTTGGAGAGCTGCCGTCACGGTGATTTGGCCCAAATTAAGAAACACCAGGAGGCCAAGGCTCTAGACCGAGAGCTTCTGACCATGGGCTTGAGGGAAGCTGCCCAGGGCGATCACATCGACACTATGCGCCATCTACTCAATGCTGGCGCCAAACCCCAGTCTCCCAGCGTCGTGGATGAAGTACACTCGGTCGAGGCAGTCAAGGCCTTGCTAGAACACGGTCTTACTTTTGAGACTCGGCTACACCCCCTTAATACGGTGCCACTTGT ACACCTTGTGAAGAGGGACGATGTACGGCTCGTTCACTGGTGCCTTGAACAAGGTGCCGACCCCACCTTCGGCTGCCCGAATGCCCAGTCATTCAATGACCTTGAAAAGCCTGATCAGTCTCCTAAGAAGGGCTCAGGGGCAGTTCTTGGTATGGCCTCCCGCCGAAGTAGCCCGGAGATTGTTGACCTCCTTCTCGATCATGGTGCCAATATCCACAGCAGTAATGTGTTACATTATGCTACATGTAGGAAGGATGGACGAGCCTTACCAATCATGGACCACCTGCTACGGCGTGGGGCCGACGTGAATGAATTTGGCTATCCTGCATTCCTACATTTCGGCGGCACTCCCCTTCATGCGGCCAGCTACCAAGGAAATCTTCCGGCCGTGAAGTGGCTCCTGGAGCATGGTGCAGACCCCGGCGTGGAAGACGCCCAAGGTAGTAAGCCGCTTGATCTAGCAGCTttagaggaggaagacgaaataTGTGATGTTATATATGAATGGACACGATTGGACGACACTGGCAAGGCTGACTACCGGCGGTAG